AGATCATACGAGGAGGTTTACGGGAGGAGGCCGAACGCGCTGTTCCTCCTCTGCGTGGAGGAGCCGGATGATCTCACCGTCAGGAGGGCCGAGGGCAAGGGGATAATCGTCACGATGAGACCCGGTGAGATAGCTAGGCTCATGGAGGAGATCGACAGGTGAGCTCGAAACCCGGCCTCGCTCAGGGACGGGATGCCTTCTCCCCAGGATTGTCCGGAGGGACTCAGATGAAGTCTCCAGCTATCCTCCCGGGATCGTAAGCAATTTTAGGTGTGAGGCCAGCCCTCCTCAGCCTCTCCTTCACGTGGGGATAGAGGAAGACATACTCCTCCTCCAGCCTCCTCGCGTAGGCTGGCTCTATCCCCCTCAGCCTCTCCAGCAGGCCCCTGAGGTTCCTCTCACTCGAGAAGGAGAGCATGACGGCGGGATGGGCGGAAACTCCCTCATCCGCTAGATTCTCCAGGGCCCTCAGCTGAAGCTCGAAAGCCTCCGGCCTGGCCCCCGTTAGCAGGGAGAACTCCTCCTCACAGGTCCCCTTGAGGGAAACCCTGACGTGAACGCAGGTGAAGGAGGAGAGGTCCCTGGCCTTGGACTTATCGCTCCCTATCAGGATGCCATTCGTCTCCAGTATGAACCTGAACCTCCCATCGCTCTCGACGAGCTCGAGCAGCCCGAGGAGATGGTTCCAGCAGATGGTGGGCTCGTTTCCGGACAGCCTCAGCAGAGCATAGCCCCTGCCCTCTGCTATGCCCCGCAGCTTGAGGTAAACATCCTCGGGGCTGAAGAAACCCCAATTAGCCTGGGGATTGTCCCTGGGGAAGTGGCTCCAGCAGAAGACGCACCTCAGGTTGCAACCGACGCAGTCCGCCGTGGCTATGCCCCCGTACCACCTCCCCCCTCTGAACCTGTAGTACTTCCTCCTCTCCCCCCTCTCCACCAAGCCCCTCACCGCCTCGGCCAGCTCTACCGGATCGTACACCAGCTCCGCGGGTGGTGGAGCTCTAAAAATGTGAGTCCACCATCGAATCGCGTTAGGGGGCTGGGCGTATCCTTTTTATCCTCGTGGCGG
This portion of the Candidatus Korarchaeota archaeon NZ13-K genome encodes:
- a CDS encoding radical SAM protein, with the translated sequence MVYDPVELAEAVRGLVERGERRKYYRFRGGRWYGGIATADCVGCNLRCVFCWSHFPRDNPQANWGFFSPEDVYLKLRGIAEGRGYALLRLSGNEPTICWNHLLGLLELVESDGRFRFILETNGILIGSDKSKARDLSSFTCVHVRVSLKGTCEEEFSLLTGARPEAFELQLRALENLADEGVSAHPAVMLSFSSERNLRGLLERLRGIEPAYARRLEEEYVFLYPHVKERLRRAGLTPKIAYDPGRIAGDFI